A genome region from Erythrolamprus reginae isolate rEryReg1 chromosome 4, rEryReg1.hap1, whole genome shotgun sequence includes the following:
- the LOC139166147 gene encoding olfactory receptor 52B2-like, which translates to MAVLNDSSFDPITFVLTGIPGMEASHIWISVPFCLMYVVALAGNAFLLFLIATERSLRQPMYLFLAMLAVSDLMLSTSTVPEMLAIFWFGSRKISFDACIAQMFFTHFSFIAESTILLAMAFDRYVAVCDPLRYLTILTPSAIGKVAVAAVVRGLAIMFPPIFLLKRLPYCGHSTMPHTYCEHMGIARLACGDITVNIWYGFTTTLLSSGVDVVLIAASYALILRAVFQLPCKEARRKALRTCGSHISVILLFYVPAFFSFLTHRFGHNIPSWIHILLADLYVIVPPMLNPIVYGVRTKPIRERVVHVLSQLGRTCS; encoded by the coding sequence ATGGCCGTCCTTAACGACAGCAGCTTTGACCCCATCACCTTCGTCCTGACTGGAATCCCGGGCATGGAGGCCTCTCACATCTGGATCTCTGTCCCCTTCTGCCTGATGTATGTGGTGGCTCTGGCGGGAAacgccttcctcctcttcctcatcgcCACAGAGCGCAGCCTCCGCCAGCCCATGTACCTCTTCCTGGCCATGCTGGCCGTCTCTGACCTCATGCTGTCCACCTCCACCGTGCCAGAGATGCTGGCCATCTTTTGGTTCGGGTCCAGGAAGATTTCCTTCGACGCCTGCATTGCCCAGATGTTCTTCACCCACTTCAGCTTCATCGCGGAGTCCACCATTCTCCTGGCCATGGCCTTTGACCGCTACGTGGCTGTTTGCGACCCCCTGCGCTACCTGACCATCCTCACGCCTTCCGCCATAGGGAAGGTGGCCGTTGCCGCCGTGGTCAGGGGGCTGGCCATCATGTTCCCCCCCATCTTCCTGCTGAAGAGGCTGCCCTACTGTGGCCACAGCACAATGCCGCACACCTATTGCGAGCACATGGGCATCGCCCGCCTGGCTTGCGGGGACATCACCGTCAACATCTGGTACGGCTTCACAACCACCCTCCTGTCCTCCGGCGTCGACGTGGTGCTGATCGCGGCCTCCTATGCGCTGATCCTCCGGGCGGTCTTCCAGCTGCCCTGCAAGGAGGCCCGGCGCAAAGCTCtgcgcacctgcggctcccacATCTCGGTCATCCTGCTCTTCTACGTGCcggccttcttctccttcctcaccCACCGCTTCGGCCACAACATCCCCAGCTGGATCCACATCCTGCTGGCCGACCTCTACGTGATCGTGCCGCCCATGCTCAACCCAATTGTCTACGGAGTCCGAACGAAGCCCATCCGGGAGAGGGTCGTCCATGTGCTCTCGCAGTTGGGCAGGACCTGCTCCTGA
- the LOC139167070 gene encoding olfactory receptor 52P1-like, whose translation MVFSEAEVAKVTGVFHMIWTMGNLTSSWSLIFVLQGIPGLEAYHQWFSVAVCTSYVVIIAGNSIILLIIVSEPALHRPMYFFLCMLSTIDLAATTSTLPKMLSIFWFQASEIHMDTCLAQMFFVHALCMMESAVLLAMAVDRYVAVCFPLRYNSLFTGSLAAKMGVAAVVRGTLLMCPCPILIQRLSFCRTNVIHHTYCEHMAVVKLACGDTRVNSIYGLSVALVVIGGDLLCIGLSYVFIVRTVLRLSSSEARAKAFGTCGSHLCVIALSYSPALFSFFTHRFGHHVAAHVHILLANFYLLVPPMLNPIVYGVRTKEIRGQVLRVFLPNRALVKSRSV comes from the coding sequence ATGGTCTTCAGTGAAGCTGAAGTGGCCAAAGTGACGGGTGTGTTTCACATGATCTGGACGATGGGCAACCTGACCTCCTCCTGGTCTTTGATCTTTGTGCTGCAAGGCATCCCAGGGCTGGAGGCCTACCACCAGTGGTTCTCCGTGGCCGTCTGCACCAGCTACGTGGTCATCATTGCTGGGAATTCTATCATTTTACTAATCATAGTATCTGAACCGGCCCTACACAGGCCCATGTACTTCTTCCTCTGCATGCTGTCCACGATTGACTTGGCAGCCACGACCTCCACGTTGCCCAAGATGCTTTCCATCTTCTGGTTCCAGGCGAGTGAGATCCACATGGACACCTGCTTGGCCCAGATGTTCTTCGTCCATGCTTTGTGCATGATGGAGTCAGCGGTGCTCCTGGCCATGGCCGTGGATCGCTACGTGGCCGTCTGCTTCCCTCTCAGGTACAACTCTCTCTTCACCGGCTCCCTTGCGGCCAAGATGGGGGTGGCAGCTGTGGTCCGGGGGACACTGCTGATGTGCCCGTGTCCCATCCTAATCCAGAGGCTGTCCTTCTGTCGCACCAACGTCATCCACCACACCTACTGTGAGCACATGGCGGTGGTGAAGCTGGCCTGCGGAGACACCAGGGTCAACAGCATCTATGGGCTCAGCGTGGCCTTGGTGGTCATCGGGGGAGACCTTCTATGCATTGGCCTCTCCTACGTCTTCATCGTCCGCACGGTGCTGCGCCTCTCCTCCAGCGAGGCCAGGGCGAAAGCGTTCGGCACCTGTGGGTCCCACCTCTGTGTCATCGCACTCTCCTACAGCCCAGCACTCTTCTCCTTTTTCACCCACCGCTTCGGCCACCACGTGGCTGCCCACGTCCACATCCTGCTGGCCAACTTCTACCTCCTCGTCCCTCCGATGCTGAACCCCATTGTGTATGGAGTGAGGACCAAGGAGATTCGGGGACAGGTCCTCAGAGTCTTCCTCCCCAACAGGGCCCTGGTCAAATCCAGATCGGTCTGA
- the LOC139166146 gene encoding ubiquilin-1-like — translation MADMAAHATCGTRSALTGREGRAEVQPVASTMTSQTAGSTSEGWRGAPVGGWEPQVEEETHSLRVGRVRKPGRGALGWDERRPLTRTGHSRGRSLVPACLAFILFPEERGEKLGGMMVESQVIPGVDFRSTKEPQVVRIIVKTPWQKEEFLVHKDMLVREFKEHVARHLSSSPSQIVLVYTGRILKDHKSLAQHGIHLDNNAAVYVVVRSQQRGPTQQGPTLPADLGPDPKAPRNDSFASDGLRELTASLGLNTANFTDFQNQLMSNPDLMLQLLENPFIQSKLSSPDLMKKLATKSPQIRQVIQKAPEISHVFSSPEGMRLLLELARNPAAVREIIKSPPHAQPCPGSVPSGDGNTALQEVLTKVQGLVQKALPKRSAPTVWSGALGGHQPSFDQSEKSGRARQQQLPSPKPWPPRSSGQNVGTAGGNDHSRGESGNLRGETGHLASAAVKTLFHQIIKHLVQSMAGGPSRNPTGPGLSSDVVGKAAQRYVATSRSSREQILALLQQLQSTDVLLASWSPKEMRGLMDIQQRLQALVTDEPTATERHGRSERPLRRSYSITSLCDIVAPHGPEDKEDFSAPEIWQSLAVDDFFCSPPIGVHLRGCSAQQPPSKQQTYKL, via the coding sequence ATGGCAGATATGGCTGCacacgccacctgtggcaccaggtCCGCCCTCACTGGCCGAGAAGGCCGGGCTGAGGTCCAGCCAGTGGCTtccacaatgacatcacagacgGCAGGTTCCACCTCAGAAGGTTGGCGTGGTGCtcctgtgggtgggtgggagccGCAGGTAGAAGAGGAGACCCATAGCTTGCGTGTGGGCAGAGTGAGGAAGCCGGGCAGGGGCGCTTTGGGCTGGGATGAGCGGCGCCCTCTGACTCGGACCGGCCACAGCCGAGGGAGATCGCTGGTCCCCGCTTGCTTGGCCTTCATTCTTTTcccagaagaaagaggagaaaaacttGGGGGCATGATGGTGGAAAGCCAGGTCATCCCGGGCGTCGACTTCAGGTCCACCAAGGAGCCTCAGGTGGTCCGGATAATTGTGAAGACGCCCTGGCAGAAGGAAGAGTTTCTGGTCCACAAGGACATGCTGGTCAGGGAATTCAAGGAGCACGTCGCCCGGCACTtgtcctcttctccttcccaaATCGTGCTGGTCTACACCGGGAGGATCCTGAAAGACCACAAGTCCCTAGCCCAGCACGGGATCCACCTGGACAACAACGCTGCTGTCTACGTCGTTGTCCGGTCCCAACAAAGGGGTCCGACCCAGCAGGGGCCCACCCTTCCGGCTGACCTGGGCCCCGACCCCAAAGCCCCCAGGAATGATTCATTCGCCAGTGACGGTTTGCGGGAACTGACGGCCAGCCTGGGCCTGAACACGGCCAATTTCACGGACTTCCAGAACCAGTTGATGTCCAACCCCGATCTGATGCTGCAGCTTCTGGAGAACCCCTTCATCCAGAGCAAACTCTCTAGCCCTGACCTGATGAAGAAGCTGGCCACCAAAAGCCCCCAGATACGGCAGGTGATCCAGAAGGCCCCCGAGATCAGCCACGTCTTCAGCTCCCCGGAAGGCATGCGGTTGCTGCTGGAGTTGGCCAGGAACCCAGCGGCTGTGCGGGAGATCATCAAATCCCCACCGCACGCTCAGCCTTGTCCGGGCAGCGTCCCCAGCGGGGACGGCAACACGGCCTTGCAGGAGGTGCTGACCAAGGTGCAGGGCCTGGTGCAGAAGGCCCTCCCTAAGAGATCGGCCCCCACCGTCTGGTCGGGAGCCCTGGGAGGCCACCAGCCTTCCTTTGACCAGAGCGAGAAGTCTGGACGGGCCagacagcagcagctgccttcccCCAAACCGTGGCCCCCGAGGTCTAGTGGCCAGAACGTTGGCACGGCTGGTGGCAATGACCACAgcagaggggaaagtggcaaccTGCGAGGCGAGACGGGCCACCTGGCCTCGGCGGCGGTGAAGACCCTGTTCCACCAGATCATCAAGCACCTCGTGCAGAGCATGGCCGGCGGGCCCTCCAGGAACCCCACCGGTCCGGGCCTCAGCTCAGACGTGGTGGGCAAAGCTGCCCAGAGGTACGTGGCCACCTCCAGAAGCTCCCGGGAGCAGATTCTGGCCCTATTGCAGCAGCTCCAAAGCACAGATGTCCTCCTGGCAAGCTGGAGCCCTAAGGAGATGCGGGGGCTGATGGACATCCAGCAGAGGCTTCAGGCCTTGGTGACGGACGAACCGACGGCAACCGAGAGACACGGCCGATCCGAGCGGCCCCTGCGCAGATCGTATTCCATCACGTCTCTCTGCGACATTGTGGCCCCGCACGGCCCGGAGGACAAGGAGGACTTCTCCGCCCCTGAGATCTGGCAGAGCCTGGCGGTGGACGACTTCTTCTGCAGCCCCCCAATCGGGGTCCATCTGCGGGGCTGCTCGGCACAACAGCCTCCTTCGAAGCAGCAGACGTACAAGCTCTGA
- the LOC139167175 gene encoding ubiquilin-1-like produces the protein MSESKRAPGAAANHRGRVVRVTVKTLKRKEQFEVADSTRVQDFKKLIADRFKTPPEQLSLIFAGEILNDQDTLVQRKIGDGSKVHLFIKSQRKPSGSPGDTPAVPNAFPSMPAARESSLLEHSLDLSDWSSQPEDLMASCHEIVAQTMENLLLQMVTLNLDASALNSNPLLLGFLIGVTGMNVLDLNAQDVTDFVSEAQEQDATRQELIIEVMQHPFVQNLFGDTEQLRQMIMSVPQMQQLAEQNPEINHILNNSEFLREMIDVATSPAVMDEIIRNHDRALSNLESTPGGYSALQQLYNDIEVPMLNAVQAQFQGSSFPLSDAKPSPGGISPLSRTENREPLPNPWAPQPNSSGGDNICNGDISNPGNGAEQGYILLALGPGVRPGPSKTESIQNMVHQLTDNLEFMQNISNALTKPNGPTQVFLGHCSSPVRNGGPPPSQEWPQQLPSKLAKSASALLLTNPRAVQALLQLQMSLLILTREVPDFLQALTDPDVDLESMEDSEEGESPSSEAESFISIEESLELESNASKADDEEKEEGEEEEEDMEQQAPEALYQVQLEQLRAMGFPNQDLNLQALMDTEGDISLAIEKLTNSRAS, from the coding sequence ATGTCCGAGAGCAAAAGAGCCCCCGGGGCCGCTGCAAACCACAGAGGCCGGGTCGTCAGAGTCACGGTCAAGACCCTCAAGCGCAAGGAGCAATTTGAGGTGGCCGACAGCACCCGTGTCCAGGACTTCAAGAAACTGATAGCTGACCGCTTCAAAACCCCTCCCGAGCAGCTGTCCCTCATCTTTGCGGGTGAGATTCTCAATGACCAGGACACGCTTGTGCAGCGCAAGATTGGTGATGGCTCCAAAGTCCACCTCTTCATCAAGTCCCAGCGGAAGCCCTCAGGCAGCCCAGGGGACACTCCAGCCGTGCCCAACGCCTTCCCATCAATGCCAGCTGCTCGCGAGAGCTCCTTGTTGGAACACAGCCTGGACCTTTCGGATTGGAGCAGCCAGCCCGAAGACCTGATGGCCTCCTGCCATGAAATTGTGGCCCAGACCATGGAGAACCTTCTGCTGCAGATGGTCACTCTGAACCTGGACGCCTCCGCCTTGAACAGCAACCCGCTCCTCCTGGGCTTCCTCATTGGGGTCACCGGCATGAACGTGTTAGACCTGAACGCCCAAGACGTCACGGACTTTGTCAGCGAGGCCCAGGAGCAGGACGCGACGCGGCAGGAGCTCATCATCGAAGTGATGCAGCACCCTTTCGTGCAGAACCTCTTTGGGGACACTGAACAGCTCCGGCAGATGATCATGTCTGTGCCTCAGATGCAGCAGCTGGCCGAACAGAACCCCGAGATCAACCACATCCTCAACAACTCCGAATTCCTGCGGGAGATGATTGACGTGGCCACCAGCCCAGCTGTCATGGATGAGATCATCAGGAACCACGACCGAGCCCTGAGCAACCTAGAGAGCACCCCGGGGGGTTACAGCGCCTTGCAACAGCTCTACAACGACATTGAGGTCCCGATGCTGAACGCGGTGCAGGCCCAGTTCCAGGGCAGTTCGTTTCCCCTCTCGGACGCCAAACCGTCCCCTGGGGGGATCAGCCCCCTCTCCCGGACAGAGAACAGGGAACCCCTGCCGAACCCCTGGGCCCCCCAACCGAATAGCAGCGGTGGTGACAACATATGTAACGGCGACATCAGCAACCCTGGTAACGGCGCTGAGCAAGGTTACATCCTGCTAGCGTTGGGCCCCGGAGTCCGGCCAGGACCTAGCAAGACGGAAAGTATCCAAAACATGGTTCATCAGCTCACGGACAACCTGGAATTCATGCAGAACATCTCCAACGCCCTCACAAAGCCCAACGGCCCCACTCAGGTGTTCCTTGGTCACTGCAGTTCCCCGGTGAGGAACGGGGGTCCTCCTCCGTCTCAGGAGTGGCCGCAGCAGCTCCCGTCCAAATTGGCCAAATCAGCCTCTGCCCTGCTGCTGACCAACCCCCGGGCGGTCCAGGCGCTCCTCCAGTTGCAGATGAGCCTGCTGATCCTCACCAGGGAAGTCCCCGACTTCCTGCAAGCCTTGACCGACCCCGACGTTGACCTGGAGAGCATGGAGGACTCCGAGGAAGGAGAGAGCCCGTCTTCGGAAGCGGAGAGCTTCATCTCCATCGAGGAAAGCCTAGAGCTGGAGAGCAACGCGTCCAAAGCGGACgatgaagagaaggaggagggggaggaggaggaggaggacatggAACAGCAAGCTCCGGAGGCCCTTTACCAGGTCCAGCTGGAGCAGCTCAGGGCGATGGGCTTCCCCAACCAGGACCTGAACCTGCAGGCTCTCATGGACACAGAAGGAGATATCAGTTTGGCCATTGAAAAGCTAACAAACTCTCGTGCATCCTAG
- the LOC139167071 gene encoding olfactory receptor 51B6-like produces MAPSSLANGSRAAFALGGFPGLETAYGWIGVTVFCVYLVAVLGNGSVLYVIWAEPSLHRPMYQFLAMLAATDLGLCATTMPTVLGVLWFRLRRIGRQACIAQAFLLHSFSLMESAVLLAMAMDRLVAIRCPLRYSELLTPPRVVQMGVALLLRSTLALLPAFYFLATFPYRPEAALSHSFCLHQDLIRWACSDTTFNHWYLLVLIFLSLGSDLLFILLSYSLILKSVLGMVSSGRSPLKALGTCVSHLCAVLVFCVPALGLSIIHRFGQHAPPLAYVLMGNVYVLFPPFMNPIIYSMKTQEISGRLRNLWKR; encoded by the coding sequence ATGGCACCCTCTTCCCTCGCCAACGGCAGCAGGGCAGCGTTTGccctgggtggctttcctggcctgGAGACGGCTTACGGCTGGATTGGCGTCACCGTCTTCTGCGTCTACTTGGTTGCTGTGCTGGGCAATGGCTCCGTCCTCTACGTCATCTGGGCAGAGCCCAGCTTGCACCGGCCCATGTACCAGTTCTTGGCCATGCTGGCTGCCACCGACTTGGGCCTCTGCGCCACCACCATGCCCACCGTGCTGGGCGTCCTCTGGTTCCGCCTGAGGCGGATTGGCCGCCAAGCCTGCATCGCTCAAGCCTTCCTCCTCCACTCCTTTTCCCTCATGGAGTCAGCGGTGCTGTTGGCCATGGCCATGGACCGCTTGGTGGCCATCCGCTGCCCCCTGAGGTACTCCGAGCTGCTGACCCCCCCGAGAGTTGTGCAGATGGGAGTCGCCCTCCTTCTCAGGAGCACCCTGGCCTTGCTGCCTGCCTTCTACTTCCTCGCCACATTCCCCTACCGCCCGGAGGCTGCCTTGTCCCACTCCTTCTGTCTGCACCAGGACCTGATCCGCTGGGCTTGCAGCGACACCACCTTCAACCACTGGTATCTGCTGGTCCTGATCTTCCTCAGCCTGGGCTCAGacctcctcttcatcctcctgTCCTACAGCCTGATCCTGAAGTCCGTCCTGGGCATGGTGTCCAGCGGCCGGAGCCCCCTCAAGGCCCTGGGCACCTGTGTCTCCCACCTCTGTGCTGTCCTGGTCTTCTGTGTCCCTGCGCTCGGACTGTCCATCATCCACCGGTTTGGACAGCACGCGCCCCCCTTGGCCTACGTCCTCATGGGCAACGTCTACGTGCTCTTCCCACCGTTCATGAACCCCATAATATATAGCATGAAAACCCAGGAGATCTCTGGACGGCTCAGGAACC
- the LOC139167176 gene encoding ubiquilin-1-like: protein MQAPPPPLPPPPCTTGTLDMHQEGAPHICLGLASNPGFICVTTKSPKGSVQFALPRETTIRQFKEELSRHFKCETRQLVLVFFGRILQDQRTLWQCGIGDGMTVHLVIRPLRTDPEDSTQLMSSCALAPTGSSLSLPALNVISQDSWGAPEWHQMPTSEMVLQKVRQLILANPEVQQLAQQFPAICHILNNMGIMRVILDKMREIMDLAKSPEAEQDLKNPEPLLVSIQSNTPGGDNPLRQLNGEAQEPGMNVGQDPLATSSPYVTLARSPCTEHGEGAASQGSDSFPLSNTYGRFCTNNSSNDESSLFGSLPDPLSPSLPSLGVNPGAGLGNVGGIQALIVNLCHAYTQRVMLSLMQNALLASEGMQAARQDRVQQQLQHFYRQMQRPEMVAALSNPKAIQAWVQMEQGLQMLMDEAPVLIPWFMLRLKGLGHTAATGASTTGSPLEEEPATLE from the coding sequence ATGCaggcccctcctcctcctcttcctcctcctccgtgcACTACAGGGACCCTGGACATGCACCAAGAAGGCGCCCCCCACATCTGCCTCGGCCTGGCCTCCAACCCCGGCTTCATCTGTGTCACCACGAAATCTCCCAAGGGCAGCGTCCAGTTCGCGCTGCCTCGGGAAACGACCATCCGGCAATTCAAGGAGGAACTTTCGCGGCACTTCAAGTGTGAGACACGCCAGTTGGTTCTGGTGTTCTTTGGGAGgatcttgcaggaccagcgcaccCTCTGGCAGTGCGGGATCGGTGATGGGATGACGGTCCACCTGGTCATCCGGCCTCTGAGGACAGACCCGGAAGACTCCACTCAGTTGATGTCGAGCTGCGCCCTGGCACCGACCGGCTCCAGTCTGTCCCTGCCCGCCTTGAACGTGATCTCCCAGGATTCTTGGGGGGCCCCCGAGTGGCACCAGATGCCGACCTCAGAGATGGTTCTTCAGAAGGTGCGGCAGCTGATCTTGGCCAACCCGGAGGTCCAGCAGCTGGCTCAACAGTTCCCTGCCATCTGTCACATTCTGAACAACATGGGCATCATGCGGGTGATCTTGGACAAGATGAGGGAAATTATGGACCTCGCCAAGAGCCCCGAAGCGGAGCAGGACCTGAAGAATCCAGAGCCGCTCCTGGTTAGCATTCAGAGCAACACTCCCGGTGGAGACAACCCCTTGCGGCAGCTCAACGGGGAGGCTCAGGAGCCAGGGATGAATGTGGGCCAGGACCCCCTGGCCACCTCCAGCCCTTATGTCACCCTGGCCAGGAGCCCTTGCACCGAGCATGGTGAGGGGGCAGCCTCCCAGGGGTCCGACTCTTTCCCGCTCTCCAACACCTACGGGAGGTTTTGCACCAACAACTCAAGCAACGACGAAAGCAGCCTCTTTGGCAGCCTTCCCGATCCGCTCAGCCCTTCCCTGCCCAGCCTGGGGGTCAACCCTGGGGCAGGGCTGGGCAACGTGGGGGGTATCCAGGCGCTGATTGTAAACCTCTGCCATGCTTACACCCAGCGCGTGATGCTCTCCCTCATGCAGAACGCGCTGCTGGCCTCCGAAGGGATGCAGGCCGCCCGCCAGGACCGCGTCCAGCAGCAGCTGCAACACTTCTATCGGCAGATGCAGCGGCCGGAGATGGTGGCCGCCTTGTCCAACCCCAAGGCCATCCAGGCCTGGGTGCAGATGGAGCAGGGCCTGCAGATGCTGATGGACGAAGCCCCCGTGCTCATACCCTGGTTCATGCTGCGCCTGAAGGGGCTGGGACACACCGCTGCGACCGGAGCCTCCACCACTGGATCTCCCCTGGAAGAAGAACCGGCTACTTTGGAGTAG